From a region of the Neobacillus niacini genome:
- a CDS encoding helix-turn-helix domain-containing protein: MTKLEKVMLEVKDIMNLMGICKPKAYEILRSDQFHVVKMGRKYMVHKDVFENWLKGESKPKKRW; encoded by the coding sequence GTGACTAAATTAGAAAAAGTGATGCTTGAAGTGAAAGACATAATGAATTTGATGGGAATTTGTAAGCCAAAAGCATATGAGATTTTAAGAAGTGACCAATTTCATGTGGTGAAAATGGGACGAAAATACATGGTTCACAAAGATGTATTTGAAAATTGGTTAAAAGGGGAATCCAAACCAAAGAAAAGATGGTGA
- a CDS encoding helix-turn-helix domain-containing protein, producing the protein MTELEKLMLDVRDVMTITGLGRNAAYELMKSGEFHVKTIGKKYLVHKEILENWLKRETGKPKKRW; encoded by the coding sequence GTGACTGAATTAGAGAAACTAATGCTTGATGTAAGGGATGTTATGACAATTACTGGATTAGGAAGAAACGCTGCTTATGAATTAATGAAAAGTGGGGAATTCCACGTTAAAACAATTGGAAAAAAATATCTAGTCCATAAAGAAATCCTTGAAAATTGGCTAAAAAGGGAAACAGGAAAGCCAAAGAAAAGATGGTGA
- a CDS encoding recombinase family protein, with product MDVAVYARVSTKHEEQISSLKNQKKHYTEYCIVNKYNMVRLYADEGLSATSPKRKEFLEMLSDAGLDFEKAKNSNKLNFDTSDRKPKFNLIITKDVSRFARNIDAMEIAKLLRDKGVFVLFENAGFSTEDNDWELRLSLLLTFSQQESIDRSKKVAFAYKQRSINGIYHMTKNLYGYRYDKFTKETSVVEEEAEIVRKMFDLFINDGYGVKNISNYLNENKIKTQNGKEWVGGNVRRLLRNEKYIGRVILNKYTNNGVTSTKKRIKRPESEWVILEDAIPAIIDMDTWNKTQEIIQIRVGKTKEGSLTGSRRVKNIFYNKLYCGKCGKSFVRVVTTKQRKHGEIKEINYICANRRQRKSCDNKMLSHNVLVRRITHFGQAELQFELKSKREMYIRLISMEKKTLQLKLKMSEKTINNTKVKIQEIDNEVDKLLTAFSKSSSTVVSVIEKKIEQLTETKFVLNQKLLEYDVISIENEIKKIDDSLINMSGSIKEEYSFDETLRYLGKITVKDSEVVFNVGANIKLEPNLNIDVNRFDDLSNLEEIGKRIDDVL from the coding sequence TTGGATGTCGCTGTATACGCTAGGGTTAGTACTAAGCATGAAGAACAAATTTCTTCACTAAAAAATCAGAAGAAACACTATACTGAATATTGCATCGTTAATAAATATAATATGGTCAGATTATACGCTGATGAAGGGTTAAGTGCCACAAGTCCTAAACGGAAAGAATTTCTTGAAATGCTCTCGGATGCTGGATTAGATTTTGAAAAGGCAAAAAATTCAAATAAACTTAATTTTGATACTTCTGACCGAAAACCCAAATTCAACTTAATTATTACTAAGGATGTTTCTCGGTTTGCAAGAAATATTGATGCTATGGAAATTGCAAAATTATTAAGAGATAAAGGTGTTTTTGTCCTATTCGAAAATGCTGGATTTAGTACAGAAGATAATGATTGGGAATTAAGATTAAGCTTACTTTTAACTTTTTCCCAACAAGAAAGTATTGATCGATCAAAAAAAGTAGCATTTGCTTATAAGCAGCGTTCAATAAATGGCATTTATCATATGACTAAAAACCTTTACGGATACAGATATGATAAATTTACAAAAGAAACCTCAGTTGTTGAAGAAGAAGCTGAGATAGTAAGGAAAATGTTTGACTTATTTATTAATGATGGCTATGGAGTTAAAAATATTTCAAACTATCTCAACGAAAACAAAATTAAAACCCAAAACGGTAAAGAATGGGTAGGCGGCAATGTCAGAAGGTTACTAAGAAATGAAAAATACATTGGTCGGGTAATTCTGAATAAGTACACAAATAATGGTGTTACATCAACCAAAAAAAGAATAAAAAGACCTGAAAGCGAATGGGTTATTCTTGAAGATGCAATCCCAGCAATAATTGATATGGACACTTGGAATAAAACTCAAGAGATAATTCAAATAAGAGTTGGCAAGACAAAAGAAGGTAGCTTGACAGGATCAAGAAGGGTAAAAAACATCTTTTACAATAAATTATATTGTGGGAAATGTGGAAAATCTTTTGTTCGTGTAGTTACTACAAAACAAAGAAAACACGGTGAAATTAAGGAAATTAATTATATCTGTGCTAATAGAAGACAACGAAAAAGTTGTGACAACAAAATGTTAAGTCATAATGTGTTAGTTAGAAGAATTACTCACTTTGGACAGGCTGAACTTCAATTCGAACTTAAATCTAAAAGAGAAATGTATATAAGATTGATTAGTATGGAAAAGAAGACATTACAATTGAAATTAAAAATGTCTGAGAAAACAATTAATAATACAAAAGTAAAAATTCAGGAAATCGACAATGAGGTTGATAAATTATTAACTGCATTTTCTAAAAGTAGTTCCACAGTAGTATCAGTAATTGAAAAGAAAATTGAGCAATTAACAGAAACCAAATTTGTATTAAATCAAAAGTTACTCGAATACGATGTAATTTCAATAGAAAATGAAATTAAAAAGATTGATGATTCTTTGATAAATATGTCTGGTTCAATTAAAGAAGAATACTCCTTTGATGAAACATTACGATACTTGGGGAAAATTACTGTAAAGGATTCAGAGGTAGTATTTAATGTTGGTGCAAACATTAAATTAGAACCTAACCTAAATATTGATGTCAACAGATTTGATGACCTTTCTAATTTGGAAGAAATAGGGAAACGGATAGATGATGTATTATAG
- the comGD gene encoding competence type IV pilus minor pilin ComGD, whose protein sequence is MLRNQKGFTLIESLIVLSIFLIISSITAFSIKPQYYSATDKTFISQLKADLYYGQQYAIANQMEVKVIFYEHEHMYLISTGNKQLVERHHSPTITVTQGTIQLVFKFNSNGNVDRFGTLYIRTQQKNYRLTLLIGKGRFYVMEE, encoded by the coding sequence ATGCTCCGCAATCAAAAGGGATTTACCCTAATAGAATCGTTGATAGTTCTCTCCATCTTTCTAATCATCTCCTCGATAACTGCCTTTAGCATAAAGCCACAATACTATTCAGCAACTGATAAGACGTTTATTTCCCAATTAAAAGCGGACTTATATTATGGTCAGCAATATGCTATTGCTAATCAAATGGAAGTGAAAGTTATCTTCTATGAACATGAGCACATGTATCTCATCAGTACAGGTAATAAACAGCTAGTTGAAAGACATCATTCTCCAACGATTACTGTGACTCAAGGAACGATCCAATTAGTATTTAAATTTAACTCAAATGGTAATGTAGATAGATTCGGTACATTATATATTCGGACACAACAAAAAAACTACAGATTAACTCTTTTGATTGGAAAGGGACGGTTTTATGTTATGGAAGAATGA
- the comGF gene encoding competence type IV pilus minor pilin ComGF — translation MIKLPSCQKQRFVKWQNEKAFTLIEVLFAFSIFMTIVFFMVPVFHIVLDNKDSNGRLQEMEWDVFCSQIKKEIRISSKAEVVSGRLVLTNNNESINYEKYGSNLRRRVNSSGHETLLQNVTSVTFTRINNSIKIIVKDVWGKEYNVVVHSYIQWFPAV, via the coding sequence TTGATAAAACTGCCTTCCTGCCAAAAACAGAGATTTGTAAAGTGGCAGAATGAAAAAGCCTTTACGCTCATTGAAGTGCTTTTTGCCTTTTCAATTTTTATGACTATAGTATTCTTCATGGTCCCTGTGTTTCATATCGTATTAGACAATAAGGATTCAAATGGAAGGCTTCAGGAAATGGAATGGGATGTTTTTTGCAGCCAGATTAAAAAAGAAATTCGTATTAGCTCAAAGGCCGAGGTGGTATCCGGGAGACTGGTATTAACGAATAATAATGAAAGTATTAATTACGAGAAATATGGAAGCAACTTAAGAAGACGTGTGAATTCTTCGGGGCATGAGACGTTACTGCAAAATGTAACCTCCGTCACTTTTACCAGGATTAATAACTCCATAAAAATTATCGTAAAAGATGTTTGGGGGAAAGAATACAATGTGGTAGTGCATTCTTATATACAATGGTTTCCGGCCGTATGA
- the comGG gene encoding competence type IV pilus minor pilin ComGG, with protein sequence MKNNEHGFTYPLTLAVLILFLLLFSFRVEQLLTERRLAHETNLILQEEYYFHSSVKKVEEILQSGGVIPFRGTFTYLNGNIVFQADIPIGAIQKINFTLRIDSGETLVGRGFFDTSSKKMIKWVEMN encoded by the coding sequence ATGAAAAATAACGAACATGGTTTTACATACCCATTAACGTTAGCGGTGCTTATCCTTTTTCTATTACTCTTCTCTTTTCGTGTAGAACAGCTGTTAACTGAAAGGAGGTTGGCTCATGAAACTAACCTAATTCTTCAGGAGGAATATTATTTTCATTCTTCGGTTAAAAAAGTTGAAGAAATTCTACAATCGGGCGGTGTAATTCCATTCAGAGGTACCTTTACCTATTTAAATGGGAACATAGTATTTCAAGCGGATATTCCAATTGGAGCTATACAGAAAATCAACTTCACTCTTAGAATAGATTCAGGTGAAACATTGGTGGGACGCGGTTTTTTCGATACTTCTTCAAAAAAAATGATAAAATGGGTCGAAATGAATTAA
- a CDS encoding YqzE family protein, which yields MKTNDYVKYMTQTLVKYADQPKDERKRLREERKQTRASFWYRWFGILPYIFYIEVKNRRRKE from the coding sequence ATGAAAACGAATGATTATGTAAAATATATGACTCAAACTCTTGTTAAATATGCGGACCAGCCAAAAGATGAAAGAAAACGGCTCCGGGAAGAGCGAAAACAAACAAGAGCGTCTTTTTGGTATCGCTGGTTCGGGATTCTTCCCTATATATTTTATATCGAAGTGAAAAACAGAAGAAGAAAAGAGTAA
- a CDS encoding YqhG family protein — protein MQQLEIHNFLIRYFQANECEITENGPGYLTVQLTIELDKELMNRPFYWHYLEKTGGIPNPMKLTFITNPQIAPEHIKGETVHFGSPRLHQIFQSTKKLASYIRLYENHRNGQQQTPLMPWLCMNVKISYQCDRKRDIYKSIGLQLINGQMIEDFHERLQNVQLTPKIPDYSFTLSPLVKPKSGMSRIENYLKAVINEDDHTWAEDARRRWEQDLRLLDHFYEDAEEENESYETEKKALQDQYEPKINISFINGGLFYLTDNAV, from the coding sequence ATGCAGCAGCTGGAAATTCATAACTTTCTGATACGCTATTTTCAGGCTAATGAATGTGAAATAACAGAAAATGGTCCAGGATACTTAACGGTTCAATTAACAATCGAACTCGATAAGGAATTAATGAACCGACCTTTTTATTGGCATTACCTAGAAAAAACGGGCGGGATACCAAATCCGATGAAGCTTACGTTTATTACGAACCCACAAATAGCACCTGAACATATTAAGGGAGAAACCGTTCATTTCGGTTCTCCTCGCCTGCACCAAATTTTTCAATCAACCAAAAAGCTGGCTAGCTATATCAGGCTTTATGAGAATCACCGTAATGGTCAACAACAAACTCCATTAATGCCTTGGCTTTGTATGAATGTTAAAATCTCGTATCAATGCGACCGGAAGCGGGATATTTATAAATCAATCGGTTTGCAGCTCATTAATGGACAAATGATTGAGGATTTTCATGAACGACTGCAGAATGTCCAACTGACACCGAAAATACCGGATTATTCGTTTACACTTTCACCTCTGGTTAAGCCAAAAAGCGGAATGTCGAGAATCGAAAACTATCTGAAAGCTGTAATTAATGAAGATGATCATACTTGGGCAGAGGATGCTCGAAGACGCTGGGAACAAGATTTACGTCTTCTAGATCATTTTTACGAGGATGCAGAAGAAGAGAATGAAAGTTATGAAACAGAGAAAAAAGCCCTGCAAGACCAATATGAACCAAAAATAAACATTTCTTTTATTAATGGCGGATTGTTTTATTTAACCGATAATGCTGTGTAA
- a CDS encoding DEAD/DEAH box helicase yields MTVEIEFDSSWQDEFLHRIDHDGPWGNWDLFKLAVGVEKHLIIPEFEGLQAPNHLPNLTPLPHQLETAKQVIENMNGKAILADEVGLGKTIEAGLILKEYMIRGLVKKVLILVPASLVTQWAYELNSKFFIPAVSQRKSYVWEQCDVVVSSIDTAKRDPHRDIIYKQDYDLIIIDEAHKLKNNKTKNYEFVQNLKKKFCLLLTATPIQNRIGEIFNLVSLLKPGHLGSETAFYDKYKRDARSLNDNEHLKELVNKVMIRNRRADTGIEWTKRHVETIPIEFTPEEKELYQAITDLKSEGDWVQTSAFSVMTLQREACSSREAVFYTLKNMLQKKENPTKEFEDQIQNLISKVEAVSSNSKAEKALELIQKIDDKVIIFTEYRATQMYLQWYLKQNGISSVPFRGGFKRGKKDWMRELFQKHAQVLIATEAGGEGINLQFCNHIINFDLPWNPMRLEQRIGRIHRLGQEKDVMIYNFAIQNTVEEHILKLLYEKIELFEKVIGDLDDILTKLDFGSIEDHLIDIFGQSCSEGEMRIKMENLTSMIDLAKDMQKEDSHAAAGNS; encoded by the coding sequence ATGACTGTTGAAATAGAATTTGATTCCTCCTGGCAGGATGAATTTTTACATAGAATTGATCACGATGGACCATGGGGAAATTGGGACCTTTTCAAACTAGCAGTCGGAGTTGAAAAACATCTTATTATCCCTGAATTTGAAGGCCTTCAAGCGCCTAATCATTTGCCTAATCTGACGCCGCTTCCACATCAACTTGAAACAGCAAAACAAGTTATTGAGAATATGAATGGAAAGGCCATTCTTGCTGATGAAGTTGGGCTTGGAAAAACGATAGAAGCTGGTCTTATTTTAAAAGAATACATGATTCGTGGACTTGTAAAAAAGGTTCTCATTCTTGTCCCAGCTTCGTTAGTAACCCAATGGGCTTATGAATTGAATAGTAAATTTTTTATACCTGCGGTTTCTCAAAGGAAAAGTTATGTATGGGAACAATGCGATGTTGTTGTTTCGTCAATAGATACTGCAAAACGTGATCCTCACCGGGATATTATCTATAAGCAGGACTACGATTTAATCATTATTGATGAAGCACACAAACTTAAAAATAATAAGACAAAAAACTATGAGTTTGTTCAAAATCTGAAGAAGAAATTTTGTCTGCTTTTAACTGCTACACCTATTCAGAATCGAATTGGGGAAATCTTTAACCTAGTGTCTCTATTAAAACCTGGACATTTAGGCAGTGAAACAGCCTTCTACGATAAATACAAACGCGATGCACGCTCCTTAAATGATAATGAGCATTTAAAAGAGCTCGTTAATAAGGTGATGATTCGAAACAGACGTGCCGATACAGGTATTGAATGGACTAAAAGACATGTTGAGACGATTCCGATTGAATTTACACCCGAGGAAAAAGAATTGTATCAAGCTATCACTGATTTAAAGAGCGAAGGCGATTGGGTCCAAACAAGTGCATTCTCGGTAATGACCTTACAAAGGGAAGCTTGCAGCAGTAGAGAGGCGGTTTTTTATACGCTTAAAAACATGCTTCAGAAAAAAGAAAACCCTACGAAGGAATTTGAAGATCAGATTCAAAATTTAATTTCAAAAGTAGAAGCTGTTTCAAGCAACTCTAAAGCGGAGAAGGCTTTAGAATTAATACAAAAAATTGATGATAAGGTTATTATTTTCACCGAATACAGAGCAACCCAAATGTACCTCCAATGGTATTTAAAACAAAACGGGATATCATCCGTACCGTTCCGCGGGGGCTTTAAACGAGGTAAAAAAGATTGGATGCGCGAGCTTTTTCAAAAGCATGCACAAGTACTTATCGCGACAGAAGCTGGTGGTGAAGGTATTAACCTTCAATTCTGTAACCATATTATTAATTTCGATTTACCATGGAATCCAATGAGATTGGAGCAAAGAATCGGGAGGATCCATCGTCTTGGGCAAGAAAAGGACGTAATGATCTACAATTTTGCAATCCAGAACACAGTGGAAGAACATATATTAAAGCTTCTATATGAAAAAATTGAACTATTTGAAAAAGTAATAGGTGATTTAGACGATATTTTAACGAAGTTAGACTTTGGAAGTATTGAAGATCATCTAATTGATATTTTTGGACAATCCTGCTCTGAGGGAGAAATGCGGATTAAGATGGAAAACCTTACATCAATGATTGATTTAGCTAAAGATATGCAGAAGGAGGATTCACATGCAGCAGCTGGAAATTCATAA
- the gcvT gene encoding glycine cleavage system aminomethyltransferase GcvT, with amino-acid sequence MTELKRTPLFEVYKEYGGKTIDFGGWELPVQFSSIKEEHEAVRTKAGLFDVSHMGEIEVKGPDSLNYLQMMLTNDISKIKNGGAQYNAMCYENGGTVDDLLVYKIEDNHYLLVVNASNIEKDYKWLEDHLEGNVSIDNLSEKMAQLALQGPLAEKVLQKLAGDTDLSTIGFFKFQQEVTINGKNALVSRTGYTGEDGFEIYCDASDAVELWKAILSAGQEEGVVPCGLGARDTLRFEATLALYGQELSPEITPLEAGIGFAVKLNKEADFIGKEVLKQQKEQGAARKLVGIEMIDRGIPRHGYPVYKGEELIGEVTTGTQSPSLKKNIGLVLIKDQYAGLETEIEVEIRGKRLKAKVVPTPFYKRQK; translated from the coding sequence ATGACTGAATTAAAACGGACACCGCTATTTGAAGTGTATAAAGAATATGGTGGAAAAACGATTGATTTTGGAGGCTGGGAGCTGCCTGTTCAATTCTCAAGCATCAAGGAAGAACATGAAGCAGTCCGCACAAAGGCTGGTTTATTTGATGTTTCGCATATGGGGGAAATCGAAGTAAAAGGACCAGATAGCTTAAACTACCTGCAAATGATGTTAACAAACGACATTTCAAAAATTAAAAATGGTGGAGCGCAATATAATGCCATGTGCTATGAAAATGGCGGCACTGTTGATGATCTTCTTGTTTATAAAATAGAAGATAATCATTATTTACTAGTTGTTAATGCTTCCAATATCGAAAAGGACTATAAATGGCTTGAGGACCATTTAGAGGGAAATGTTTCGATCGATAATTTGTCTGAAAAAATGGCTCAATTGGCGCTTCAAGGACCGCTGGCTGAAAAAGTACTTCAAAAGCTGGCAGGTGATACTGATCTAAGCACTATTGGATTCTTTAAGTTCCAACAGGAAGTAACGATTAATGGGAAAAACGCTCTGGTCTCACGAACTGGCTATACAGGTGAGGATGGCTTTGAGATATATTGTGATGCGTCAGACGCAGTAGAACTTTGGAAGGCGATTTTATCAGCTGGGCAAGAGGAAGGTGTCGTTCCTTGTGGTTTAGGCGCAAGGGATACTCTCAGATTTGAAGCAACTCTTGCGCTGTATGGCCAAGAATTGTCACCTGAAATTACTCCGCTTGAAGCTGGAATCGGCTTTGCAGTTAAGTTAAATAAAGAAGCCGATTTTATCGGCAAAGAAGTACTTAAACAGCAAAAGGAACAGGGAGCAGCAAGAAAATTAGTTGGAATTGAAATGATTGACCGTGGAATACCACGTCATGGCTACCCTGTCTATAAAGGTGAGGAACTAATTGGTGAAGTGACAACGGGAACGCAATCTCCATCCTTGAAAAAGAATATTGGACTTGTGCTAATTAAAGACCAATACGCCGGTCTTGAAACCGAAATTGAGGTTGAAATTCGCGGAAAACGCTTGAAGGCGAAAGTAGTACCAACACCTTTTTATAAACGACAAAAGTAA
- the gcvPA gene encoding aminomethyl-transferring glycine dehydrogenase subunit GcvPA: MKHRYLPMTEADKKAMLETIGVNSVDELFSDIPEKVRFKGEYNIKAAKSETSLMKELFQMASRNADLKTNVSFLGAGVYDHYMPVIVDHVISRSEFYTAYTPYQPEISQGELQAIFEFQTMICELTGMDVANSSMYDGGTALAEAAMLSAGHTKRKKILVSSAVHPESKEVLKTYAKGQYIEVIEVPVNNGITDIEALKGLANEEIAAVIVQYPNFFGRIEPLKELEEIVHANKSLFVVSSNPLSLGVLTPPGKLGADIVIGDAQPFGIPTAFGGPHCGYFAVTNKLMRKVPGRLVGQTTDDQGRRGFVLTLQAREQHIRRDKATSNICSNQALNALAASVAMTALGKKGVREMAVANLQKAHYAKNAFKAAGIEVVYEGHSFNEFVVKLNKPVKEINQALLQKGIIGGYDLGRDYPELANHMLIAVTEQRSKEEIDTLVKEVGDLHA, from the coding sequence ATGAAACATCGATATTTACCTATGACTGAAGCAGATAAAAAGGCAATGCTCGAAACAATTGGCGTTAACTCCGTTGATGAATTATTCAGCGATATTCCAGAAAAGGTTAGATTTAAAGGTGAATACAACATCAAAGCTGCAAAATCTGAGACTTCTTTGATGAAAGAACTATTCCAAATGGCTTCTCGTAATGCCGATTTAAAAACAAATGTATCCTTTCTAGGTGCAGGAGTTTATGACCACTATATGCCTGTAATCGTTGACCATGTTATTTCTCGCTCTGAATTTTATACAGCTTATACACCATATCAACCTGAAATTTCTCAAGGTGAACTCCAAGCGATTTTTGAGTTCCAGACGATGATTTGTGAGTTAACAGGAATGGATGTTGCGAACTCATCTATGTACGATGGCGGTACAGCTCTCGCTGAAGCTGCCATGTTAAGCGCAGGGCATACAAAACGGAAGAAAATCCTTGTTTCAAGTGCAGTTCACCCTGAATCAAAGGAAGTTCTTAAAACCTATGCAAAAGGTCAGTATATAGAAGTAATTGAAGTACCAGTTAATAATGGAATTACAGATATTGAAGCGTTAAAAGGATTGGCGAATGAAGAAATAGCAGCAGTTATCGTTCAGTATCCGAACTTCTTCGGACGAATTGAGCCATTAAAAGAACTAGAAGAAATCGTTCACGCCAACAAGTCACTATTTGTTGTTTCCTCAAACCCGCTTTCTCTTGGAGTATTAACACCTCCAGGTAAGTTAGGTGCTGACATTGTGATTGGTGACGCCCAGCCGTTTGGAATTCCTACTGCATTTGGCGGACCACATTGCGGTTATTTTGCAGTAACGAATAAGTTAATGCGTAAGGTACCTGGACGACTTGTCGGTCAGACTACAGATGATCAAGGACGTCGTGGATTTGTTTTAACACTACAGGCCCGTGAACAGCACATCCGTCGTGATAAAGCAACATCAAATATTTGTTCAAACCAAGCGTTAAATGCTTTGGCTGCGTCGGTTGCTATGACAGCCCTTGGTAAAAAAGGCGTACGTGAAATGGCAGTTGCTAACTTACAGAAGGCGCATTATGCAAAAAATGCATTTAAAGCTGCAGGCATTGAAGTTGTCTACGAAGGACACTCCTTCAATGAATTTGTTGTGAAATTAAACAAACCAGTGAAAGAGATCAACCAAGCCTTGTTACAAAAGGGCATCATTGGCGGTTACGATTTAGGACGTGACTATCCAGAACTTGCTAACCATATGCTGATTGCTGTAACAGAGCAAAGATCGAAGGAAGAAATCGATACTCTTGTGAAAGAAGTGGGGGATTTGCATGCATAA
- the gcvPB gene encoding aminomethyl-transferring glycine dehydrogenase subunit GcvPB has translation MHNQDQALIFELSTPGRIGYSLPEMDVPELDLENLLPEGYLRSEEPELPEVSELDIMRHYTALSRRNHGVDSGFYPLGSCTMKYNPKINENVARFNGFAHVHPLQDESSVQGALELLYDLQEHLIEITGMDEVTLQPAAGAHGEWTGLMMIRAYHEANGDLKRTKVIVPDSAHGTNPASATVAGLETITVKSNENGLVDLDDLRRVVGEDTAALMLTNPNTLGLFEENIVEMAEIVHAAGGKLYYDGANLNAVLSKARPGDMGFDVVHLNLHKTFTGPHGGGGPGSGPVGVKADLIPFLPKPVISKRGEEFVFDYDRPQSIGRVKPYYGNFGINVRAYTYIRSMGPDGLKAVTEYAVLNANYMMRRLAEYYDLPFDKHCKHEFVLSGRRQKKLGVRTLDIAKRLLDFGYHPPTIYFPLNVEECIMIEPTETESKETLDSFVDIMIQIAKEAEENPEIVQEAPHTTVVGRMDEATAARKPILKYQKA, from the coding sequence ATGCATAACCAAGATCAGGCACTCATTTTTGAACTAAGTACACCAGGCAGAATTGGATACAGCCTCCCGGAAATGGATGTTCCCGAATTAGACCTTGAAAACCTTCTTCCTGAAGGATATTTACGCAGTGAGGAGCCAGAGCTTCCTGAGGTTTCTGAGCTTGATATTATGCGTCATTACACTGCGCTATCTAGAAGAAACCATGGGGTGGATTCAGGTTTCTACCCATTAGGCTCATGTACAATGAAATACAATCCAAAAATCAACGAAAATGTGGCGCGTTTTAACGGATTTGCTCATGTTCATCCACTTCAGGATGAAAGCTCTGTACAGGGTGCACTTGAACTGTTATATGATTTGCAGGAGCATTTAATTGAGATTACAGGAATGGATGAAGTAACATTACAGCCAGCTGCTGGTGCTCATGGGGAATGGACTGGATTGATGATGATTCGTGCTTACCATGAAGCAAACGGAGATTTGAAGCGAACAAAGGTTATTGTACCTGATTCTGCACATGGAACAAACCCTGCTTCTGCAACCGTTGCAGGACTAGAAACCATCACTGTAAAATCAAATGAGAATGGTCTTGTTGACCTTGATGATTTAAGAAGAGTAGTTGGGGAAGATACAGCTGCTTTAATGTTAACTAACCCAAATACCCTTGGACTTTTTGAGGAAAACATTGTAGAAATGGCTGAAATTGTTCACGCTGCCGGCGGTAAGCTTTATTATGATGGTGCAAACTTAAATGCGGTACTATCAAAAGCTAGACCGGGGGATATGGGATTTGATGTGGTTCACTTAAATCTTCATAAAACCTTTACGGGTCCACATGGCGGCGGAGGGCCAGGTTCAGGTCCTGTTGGTGTAAAAGCAGACCTTATTCCGTTTTTACCGAAACCTGTGATTTCGAAGCGCGGTGAAGAGTTTGTATTTGATTATGACCGTCCACAATCAATCGGTCGCGTGAAGCCTTACTATGGTAACTTTGGTATCAATGTTCGAGCCTATACTTACATTCGTTCAATGGGACCAGATGGCTTAAAAGCGGTAACTGAATATGCTGTATTAAATGCAAATTATATGATGAGAAGACTTGCAGAGTATTATGATCTTCCATTTGATAAGCATTGCAAACATGAATTTGTTTTAAGCGGAAGAAGACAGAAGAAATTAGGTGTCCGTACGTTGGATATCGCAAAACGCCTGCTTGATTTTGGCTACCATCCGCCAACCATCTACTTCCCATTAAATGTTGAAGAATGTATTATGATCGAGCCGACTGAAACAGAGTCTAAAGAAACGCTAGATTCATTCGTTGACATTATGATTCAAATTGCCAAAGAGGCAGAGGAGAATCCAGAAATCGTTCAAGAAGCGCCGCATACCACTGTAGTAGGCCGTATGGACGAAGCAACCGCTGCGCGTAAACCAATCTTAAAATACCAAAAGGCTTAA
- a CDS encoding rhodanese-like domain-containing protein has protein sequence MNSLYVLLIIIVAVAAYSVFTYFYQKRIVKTVTEEEFRAGYRKAQLIDVREPNEFEAGHILGARNIPMSQMRMRMKELRPDLPVYLYDQNGMRSARAAQFLHRKGYKDLTQLQGGFKKWSGKVKTKK, from the coding sequence TTGAATTCACTTTATGTCCTACTTATCATCATCGTGGCAGTTGCGGCTTATTCTGTTTTCACCTATTTTTATCAAAAAAGGATTGTTAAAACGGTAACGGAAGAGGAGTTTCGTGCCGGTTATCGAAAAGCACAATTAATCGATGTTCGTGAACCGAACGAATTCGAAGCAGGTCATATTCTAGGAGCCCGTAATATTCCAATGTCACAAATGAGAATGCGAATGAAGGAGCTTCGTCCGGATTTACCTGTTTATTTATATGACCAAAATGGCATGCGCAGCGCCCGTGCCGCACAATTTTTACACCGTAAAGGGTACAAGGATTTAACCCAGCTTCAAGGCGGGTTCAAAAAATGGTCTGGGAAAGTAAAAACTAAGAAATAA